CCGGTTGGCCAGGGAGACCACCTTGGCTGTGATGGCTTTGGGGTCCTTTTGCCTGATGGAATCCAGAATGATGTCAGTCAGGAAGCGGTGACATTTCTGCGCGTAAAACATCTCTTCCCAGGACAGAGAGAAACTCAGGAAAGTCACTTCTATGGAGGAGAGAGTGGATGTGGCCACATCTGCCATGGCTAGAGCCTTAGAGCCAGCCCGGAGTAAGGGGGAGGTGTAGGGCTTCCAAGGGAGACTGTATCCCTGAAGTACCCTGGGTGGGGGCTCAGGCATCTCCGCAAGGAAGTGCAGGGACAGGCATGGCTCCAGAGCCTTACctcggggctgggggctggctgtGGGTGGCATGTGCCTGAGGTTGTCCATCTGTGTGGTATAGATGATGCTGTCCTCAAAGAACATGCAGGAGCCATCACTACCCACCACGGGGGGGTGGGTCACTTTGAGGATGACCCCTGTGCTGTCCACCTCACTGGCCTCAGGCAGAGACTGCTCAGGGGCAGGACTTTCTGTGAAAACAACATGGGGAGAGGGCTCTCCTTAAGCCACCTCAGAGCCCAAGCAGGGAGGAGACCTCTGGCAACAGACCAGTACAGTCAGTCACAAGTCTTTGCCTCCAGCTTCTCAGAAGTGGTACCCTGGGCTGGTAGGGGCATTTTCTGGCTCTCCTCTCTCCACTACCCTTGAATCACTGCAAGCCAAATCCTGAATTTCAGAACTCCAAGGAACTTTCCAAATCCTCTGTTGAACTAGGACTGGTAGTAAATAGAGCTGATAACAACCCAGCTGGGGACTGGAAATCTTTGTAAAATTATGAGAGGAGCTTCTGTGGGGAGTTGCTGATGCATGTCCACTCTGAAGAATatgcttgagggacttccctggtggcacagtggttaagaatctgcctgccaatgcaggggacacaggtttgatccctgctccgggaagatcccatgtgccacagagcaactaagcccatgtgccacaactaccgcacctgcgctctagagccctcgagccacaactactgaagcgcacgtgcctagagcccgtgccctgcaacaagagaagccaccgcaatgagaagcctacgcactgcaacaaagagtagcccccccttgccacaactagagaaagcccgtgcacaccaacgcagccaaaaataaataaatttattaaaaaaaaaaagaatccgcctgcgcatgcaggggacatgggttcaatccctgttctgggaagatcccacatgccgcagagcagctaagcccgtgcgccacaactactaagcctgtgctctagagccctcaagccacaactactgagcccgcgtgctgcaattcctgaagcccacaggcctagagcccatgctccacaacaagagaagccgccgcaatgagaagcctgcacactgcaattgagagtagcccctgcttgccgcaactagagaaagcccgtgtgcagcaacgaagaccagtgcagccaaaaataaaacaaattaatttttaaaaatatgcttgagAAACCAACTTGGGGCTCACAGGTGGGGCCCAAGAAGACCCCTCCAAGCAGGGCCCAAGCCACTAAAAGGGAAAATGACAGAATACTGTAGGAAGGACTTTGAAGGAGCAGAGGAAACAGTCCATCATAGCAGTTCTCAGCTCACTTCCTGGGCTGCTCCACacttccccaccacacacacacctgtctATTCAGCCCggtccccatataccctcctgTCTTCTGGACTCCTCTCCTTGGATGTCCATCAGTACCTCATATGCAATGTGTCCTCTTCCCCAAGTCCTACTCCTTCTCTTGTCCTTCCTGCCTCAGTAATCATCCACTGCCTTGCAATCACCCAAACCAGAAACCTGCCCCCTGCTTGGCCTGATACTTTCCTGCTTCTTCCAACTGCCTAACTTGTTTCATCTAGCATGATCTTGGCATTTCTAACATGTATTCTCCTGCTGCTGCATTTCCTCTGCCCTGGAACAAACTTTCTAAATGCACACCTGACTGCTTGCTTCCTTGTTTAGAATGCTTCAGTGGCTCTCCACTCCTCTTAGGATCAGAACAAACTGCTAGGTCCTGAACCTGACCCACAAGACCTGTCCTGATTTCCTTATGTCTTCAGCCTTATCTCTTTATCACTTCATGTGAAGCCTGGTCTCCAGCTGCTAGACCCATGACTTGTGTTTCCTCAAGCACCCAAGgtttctccttctttcccctgATGACTCCTCAGCCCCCAACCCTTCTCTGTGCTCCTATCACTTTATAGGCACTTCCTCCCATATGCCTCAAGTAGTTTCTCAAGCCCCCAAGTCATACCAGTGTGCCTGTCATTTCTGGGTCTTCTGCTTGGCATCAGTGAATGCAGAGCTCTAGTCCCCCTTAATCACTGACTCGCTCTGTGGTCTTGGCCAAGGTTTGCCTTCTCTGTTGTAAATGAGAATTAAGTCAAGGATGGGACAGGACTCACCTCTCTCCTTTGGCCTCCGCTTGCCCCAGTCCTTCAAGGTGACAGCTCTTTTCATGGGGAAATATGGCTTAAAGGTTGGCTCTGGCCCCTTGTCTTTGGTTCCAGCTCCAGCCCTTGCCTGTGGGCTTGGGTCCTTCTCTGAGGCTGTGTAATGGCCTTTCCAGGAAGCTGAGGTGCTGGGCTGGGAAACAGCCTCACTTCCTGAGGGGAGCTGCAGGGTGGCTTCCTCCAAGGAGCTGCTCCGGGAGGCTGGCAGTGGCTGGAATTCCCATTGTTTGCAATTGTCCATGTCCCATTCCCTTACCAGGGAGGTGAGTTTTTGCATGGGGGTGACCGGAGGGTCTTTGCTTTCAGATTTCTGTGTGAGGTTGACTGTGGTACACTTCTTCTTGGGAGGACTCTCAGTGTGGGCCCCCCATTGTCTAGGGTTGGCACATAGCCCAGGACGGTGTGAGTATGTGCTGGGATTACCCACCCTCTTGGCATCTCGGCATAGGGACACCTGGATTGTCCGGAAGTACTGCTCAGCCTCCTCTATCTGGCTGGACCTGGCCAGGGTCCCCTTGGCCTTGTTCCGTGGAGTCCTGTCATTGCAGTCTTGGAACTCCATGGGCATGCAAGCTGTGGTCTGGAGAGGGAGGGCACAGCAGCTCTGGGCATTTTGTGCTTCCACATCGAAGCCTTACCCAAGATCTCATAAGCTGGGTCTCTAAGACTTCACTTGCTTATCCAGAACAATCCCATCCCCCACATGGGTCTTACATTTGAGATTTGCTCAGTCTGAGTGGGGGTGGTACAAGCCCAGGGTCCTTTCACACGCCAAAGGGACATATCATCCCAAGCCACATACAGCCAGCATTTCCTTGTGTCTCCCTCAAGGTTCAGAAACCAGTCACTGTGCCAGGAGCCATGTAGGCCCGGCTCTTTCATTTTGCCATACCCCTCAGTAGCCGTCTGCCCTCTGAGCCCTGTGCTGGTGCTCTTTCAGGACAACACCAAACCAAAGAATGCTGGGACTTACTTCTTTGGCATCTCTACTGAACTCCACCAGTGACCCTGGCCCTTCTGTCACCACGTGCAGCCTTCTGATGGGAAAAACTTCTTCATTTCCAGATTCTTTCTCCTGGATCCATGACCTGCAGACTCCAAGAGGGTTTAGTTAGTAAGCAGAAGCTTCCACTAGTCCATCGACCAGTTCTACCCTTTGGCTGGGAGTTAACTCTAGACAGCAGGGGAGAAGGGGCTTTAAAGGGTTTTGCTTAGGTCCCTGCCCAAACCTGGATGGGGGACCATCCAGGATTGGATGGTCTGCTCCACCCCCAAACCCTAAGGAGAACAGGTCCTGCTGGGAGGTGAGACTTAGGACAGGATTCCCAAGAGGAATATAAAGGTTCAAACTTTAGAACATGGTGTCAGGAGCAGTTTCCTTACTTGTATGCCTCAGATTGGATAAGGGCTTCTGAGAGGGATGGGATGTGGTATTCCTCCACCTCCTGGCAGAGGAGGGGCCATTCCCTGCAAATGACAAGGAGATGTCGCACTGGGCATCTGGAGTGGGAGTGTGGGTGGGTTTATAAGCCAACAGAGCTGCTGCCTTGAACAGCAGTTCACATGTTGGAATAATATAAACTCCCTGAAGGCTACAAACTCAAATTTCCTTCTTGAAGAGGGATGGGGTTTCattatatgatttctttccttcactcaCTTAAATTCAGATGGTAAAAATAGTTTTCCAAGTCTCAGGAAGTTGAGAATGTGTCGAAACATTTGGCCATCCCCGTGGATCAGCAGGGTCTGTCCATATGTGATCCAGTACACTCTCTGAGGATTGGACAGCAGTTCTGGATACTGCAAAGGGTTGGACACCAGTCTCTTGTTAGTCTGTTAAAGGGCTACGTCCTTATTAAGGGGCAGGTCAGCCTTCTCTTCGTTTTCCTAACCATTCTAGAGCAGAGGCTTTGGGATTTCCATCTCCCTATCTTGTTGGCCACAAGGAGCCATAATGAGGAGCAGAGCATCTAGGGAGAAGCACATAATCTCTGCTTCAAGTTTTGCTGGCTCCTAGACCACTCTCTTGAGGCATCTGGAACCTCACCCTATGTCCTGCTCAGTCCAGGTGCCTCAGACTGGCCTCATCCCTACCCAAACTCCTAAAGGCCTTCCCAGAATGCTGCTCATACAATAAAAGCACTTTGGGCCATGGAGCAGAGGGAAGGTCCTTGTTTTAATCAAGTGCTGAAGGCTGTGTGAGAGTCAGGTGACAGATTCTTCTCAGCTGCAGAAGCCAAAAGGAGAGGAGGGCAGCCTCAGGCCAGCGGTACCTTCAGCAGGGTCTGCAGGGTGGTTGCATACCAGTGGCTTCCAACATAAACTTTGATGATCTGTTGGGGGGAATACACAGTGATTTCTGCCGTCCACTCCTCATCTAAGGAAACCAATGAGAGGGAACACATCACATGGCCAGAAGGGAAATTAGGTAGGGCATTTTGTCCATTACATGTTAAGACACAATAAGACACAATATCTTCATCAGTCATAGTCTGTTGCCTAGTCTGAGAAGCAGCAGAAATCCCTGACATCAACCTTTTCTgctcctcagggcttccctgtggctCACCATATGGTTTCCTGGGTGTCAAGTTGGGTTTAGAACAGCAGCTTGGAGGGTCAGCTGGTGActctgggttgggggagggccaCCAACCCCAAGGGCACTGCTGTTCTTCCCCTGGCCCACCTCTCCCAAGAAAGCTTGGCTGATGTACCTTTCTATCTACCTTGCTAACTGCTTCTGGTTTCTGGCTGGGTGTGTAATTTTCCACATGGCCACTCAGACCGGAGCTAGGAGTCCCTCTGTATGTCTGTGCTTATGGTTTGGCAAATATCATAGAGCCAGCCTCTCATCAAATCACTGTTACTTCTACAGAGACCAAGCCTCGAGGCATGTCTGGAGAATGGGGCTTTATTCTGGGAAGATGAACTCATGACCCTTTTCCTGGGGTGACTAGATTTAGGCTTTGTTCTGTATTAAGAACCAGTTTCTAATGAGCTTTGTAATGAATGAAGGGTATATAAATAGATGATATAACCAAGAGGTATATAATTAGATTGTGAACCTCATGAAGATAGAAACTGGGTCTGTTTTGCTCTCTTCTGTACCTCTAGTGTTATCTACTGTCCTGGTACATGTTAGCTGCTCAAATAAGTACTGAATGTTGCTGAATGATAGTAATATAGCATAAATTGATCTAAAACACTTTTTGTTAGGAAACAGTTATAGGCAGCTTGTGAAACAACATTGGCTTTAGACTCAGATTTAAATCCCAGCTTGACCACGATCTAGTAATATAAGCAAGTtacctccctgagcctctgctTCTTTTGTTAAATGGACCCAGGGATCATTCTTCCCTGGATGGCTGCGAGGACCAAATGTGCATAGCATCGGCTCCCAGAGCCAGAGCAGGCATGCCCTTGGGGTCCCATGTGGCCCCCCAACTGGGTCAGTCTGCACTGCTCAGCCTGGACTACTTGAGGCTACCTGTgggcttggggtggggaggggtcacCTAAAATGAAAGTTTCCTTTTAGGCGAAACCCACAGATGTAAGACTAgctttccttttctgttccatCTACAGTTCCTGGTTCTAGCCAGCCTTATCTTTCCTCTGTGATCCACTAGACCCTCCTCTGATGTTGAATTCAAACTGAGAAGCTTctttatttactgagcacatccATGGGTGCCAGAGTCCTCGGCTCCAGATGAGTCTTCAGAGCCGCTTTCATTGGCTCATAGGTGATGTCCCTCTTGTCCAGAAAGGCACAGAGCTCGTATACCTCAGAAATGGTCTCAGTCAGGGGCAGCCGGCAAGTCCCCAGCCAGTTCCTGCGCAGAGGAAAGGCCTGTCACAGAAAGCCTCAGCACTGCACCCCAAGGGAGTCCAGCCTGTCAACCTTCCATGTCTAGAATGTCTTGCCCTTACACTAGCTCAAGCCTGTGGCCACTAACATCATTTCCTTAAATGGTTTCTGGTGATGTCTCATAGGGGGGTATACTTGGACACATAGGCTCACCCTTTTGGAGCTGAGCTTGACCTATTTCAGCAAAGCCCTCTAAATTGACTAATTGCAAGCCTCCAAACCCAGTCTCAGGTTCCAGAATCCAGGCCAGGGCCCAGTCACTCCATTTTTGCCCCCATAAATATCTGCCCAAGACATCTCAGTCACTGTGTGGCAGCCTGTCACGGTTTGGGAGATTAATGATACCTTGTATGCCAAGGAAACCCCCCACCTCCAAAGGTACTTATCTTTGCCCTCTGTGCCCTGTGACATCAGGGGTGggacatctctgggagagatGGATGGTGTGGGCCACAAATGACAGTTTTGGGGTAAGACACTGTTTGGAGTTGGCTGACCCTCTCCCCAGGTGCTCAGGAAAACCCACTTCTATCTTTAGTTTTGGTACCAGTGTATTTTGTGAGCCTAAGGGAGTTGCTCTACTCTGAACCTGTTTACCTTTCTATAAAACaggattaggggcttccctggtggagcagtggttaagaatctgcctgccaattcaggggacacgggtttgagccctggtctgggaaaatcccacatgccgcggagcaactaagcccgtgcatcacaactactgagcctgtgctctagagcccgtgagccacaactactgaagcccgtgcgcgtAGAGcaggtgctccacaacaagagaaggcaccgcaatgagaagcccatgtactgcaacgaagagtagccccctctcgccacaactagagaaagcccgcgcacagcaacgaagacccaacgcagctcaTCCCGCAAGGCAGAGGCCAGGTatcgcctcctccaggaagcctgccttgCCTTGCTTCTTGGGGGGCTCACCCCTGGCTCTGACTTTCTGTGTGTCAGTGAGCCTCCCAAGGGTTGTGGGGAGGACCTTTGAAGGAGGGGGACTATCCAGCACCCTAAGTGTTGTGATTGGCCTGGTCACCTCAGACCTAGCACAGGGCTAGAACCAGAGCAATGGATTACAGAGGATGGAAATATGAAACAGTGTGAGACCTTTGAACCTTGGGAACCTTATACCTTGGCACTCGGCCTCTCCTCTGAGGCCCAAATTTGGTGGCGCTGGTGTGGGTAGTGGGAGTGGCTAAAATGATCAGTTTGTCCCCAAGGATACTATCTCTGGCTCATGGGCAGGGCCCCAGGTTGGTTCCTCGAGAAAGGTAAAGCTCAGCTTGAGTGGGACCAAGCTGTGCTCTGAGGAGGGCCTTACTTAACGTGCTGGAAGAGGACCCCGTTCCCAGTGATGTACAGTCTACTTCCATCCAGAGTGCTCTCGATGCGGAGCTGTCCCAGTGCGGAGTCTGGGTACTTGACAAGCAGACCCAGGGCCATCATGTACAGTGGCTTCACAGACTCTAGGCCTGCTGCGCGACCCCCCTTCCCAGGGCTTGGAGGAGGACAGGAGGTCCGGGAACAGCCACCTGTGCCAGAGAGAAAGGGGTGACTCCTAGATCCCTCATGGTCATAACTGTATTGGCAGCTTTGGCTCTTGCTTCCTACTGCCTTAAATCAGTAACTAAAGAGACTTTGAGGGAGCTTATTTCCTTGCACAGCCAAATCTGGATCTGCTCGAAATCAGTATAGTTTTTCTTATATTCAGTCAGGTTTAGAAGTCAAAACTATTTGTTGAGAGGCGGGGTGGGAATGGGGGGTAGATTAATTAGCTGTATCActaacatttgaatttcagaatgACAGCCATCTggccccagcctctgcaggaATTTCCCTTAGTTCCAAGCTCTGCTCTAATTATCCATGCATAAAGAATGACAACCATAGCATAGAACCTAATGTGCATTACAGGCTTCCTGGATTCACAGTCCGTATCACTCTTGGGCAGAATTTTCCCCGGAGACACACTGTGTAGTGTTACTTTCAGGTTGGATATTTGTATTGCTGGCTCATGGGTGAAACCTTGATTCTCCTGCAGTGGGCACAGTGCACAGTCTACAGGACCCTGTTCCAGTGGCAACAGTGGGCCAGTGGCAAGCTGCCAGGTGATTTTCATGGGTCATCTCCAACCCTACAAAAGGGGTAGTACTCTCCTCttatcacagatgaggaaactgtgtcCTGAGAGGCCAGTTAAGAACCTTGCCCCAAATAGCAAAGCTAGGtggggcagagctgagatttgagagCACCTCTACCTCCAAGGCTACGAGAGCTGTTTCCCTTAGTTATGGTGctttataaaagacaaaaaacatgCTTTGTGTTTGGGGGCTGCTTTATGGCTTACAGAGCCCGTCCACAGACATGCTTCCCTTCCAACTTCACATAGCTCTTGTGCAGCATGCACCGCTCTGCTCATCTCTCTGACCCATGTTCTCTGAAGGAACAGAAGTCTTTGGGGGAGAGGGGTTTGAACTTACACCCTTTGAAGTGGGTTGTAAGATCCTAAGACAGGCTCCTGAGGCCTGCAGCAGGATGCCACTACCCCCAAATAGGATAGGACTCCACTTGCCTGGGGAGGAGTCTGGGAGAGCTGGCCTAAAAGTAGGGAAAGTCTGATTCCCATGGAATAAATATCTGGTGACATGCAGGCCAAACTTCACGTGTGCAAGACAGTTCTATATATTCTCAGAATGCCAGCTGAGGCCACACTAAGGTAGCTAGCTCCTGCAACATGCACAGTAGCTTCCATAGACATGCAGGATTTGGGAAATGGGATggttaaatgcaaataaaaaatatgaggATCAAATTGGAATGAGGTTGGGCAGGGAACTGGAAGGCCTGGACCAGGGTCAGGAAGTGTCAGGAGCAGGCAGAAATAGGCACAGCAGCCAGGGATTTGAAGTAGGGGGCAGAAAGGaactggggtgtgtgtgggaTAACTGAAGTCCTATGGGGAATTTCCCACGCCCTCCAGCTATGCCTGGGAAAGGAAGGATGGGAGTGGCAGGTAGGAGTTAGTTACACGTTCCCAGTTGCTTGACACATCCACAAGGAGGGCAGACCTCCCCTGACCTTGGGAAGCCGGGCCTCAGGCCCCACTTCCCTCCCCTGGACACTCTGGCCCGTTTTCCCCACCCAGGCTGGGCTGAGCTACCTACAGGTCAGTGGCAAGACTGAGCAGACAGAGGGCACACTGGGTTTCAGAATGAAAATTCCCTTCTCAGATTCTAAGTCAGCCAAAACACCCACTTCTCTCACCATCACCCAAAGCCCAGAGTGGTTGCAGGAGGGAAGATGTTTGGTTTTGGCTTTTCTGGCTAAAGCCCAGACTGCCCCAGGATGTCAAGGGGAGGGCAAGGTTCCCCTGGTGACATACCCGTGTTCATTCGGTACAACCTCACAGCTTCACTGAGCTCAGGGATTTCCAGAATTTCCACTTCTGCTTCTAACACATCTATGTTGGAGAAATTATCTGGTAGTAAAATCTTCTGTGAGCGGAGAAAATTAACttgaaaaacaaagggaaacaaaATGGGTTAACAAGGTTATTTCTGATCTAAGTGTAGGTCCAGGTTTTGGCACGTTTTTGGTGCTACAACTTATCCTAGGCGCTCCTTATTCCCAAACAATTTCCAAACATACCTGGTTAGATTAGCTTTCAGTCTGTGGTTTTCAAGGTGAAAAACCCCAAATTACTTTGTTTTCCTGTGTCTGAGTCCGTGGGTGTGGCTTCCCATGGCCTGGCCTGGGGCTCCCAAGCCAGGCCTTTCTGGTGAGCACACTGGCCCTGAGACTTACCCTGTGAGTCTTGACCCAAGAGCAGGTCATTCCAAAAGAGGGAGTTGTCTTGCCACTTAGAGAGGAAGGGCCTGGCCGAGCCTGGGTTGGCAGGTGGCTCTTGCAGTTTGTCCCTGCCTGAACTGCGGTGTAGGAGGCAGAGATGGAGCCAATGCTACTGTCCGGTGTGAATCAACTTGGAGGTTCAGAAGCACATTATAGACAACTTTCCAGGTGACTGTGACTATGAAAGGCTGGGGTTCCGGGCATTTGGTACCCAGTACAATTTGGGTGTTTCCTGCCCTATTCATATAGGCAGCAGCAGCATCTTGGAATCAGTTCAGTTCACACCCCACCAGAGCCCAGAGCCTGTCCTGGTGGAGGAGGGAGGCTCTCTTCTGTCCAGGCTTGAAGATCTCATCCCTTCTTAGGCCACTAGCTCAGGTGGACAATTCTACAATGATTCTGGGGAACCTTTCACCATCCACCCTTCTTCCTTTTTATCCTGAGTTTAGTGGAAGTGAGAGGAGGAAGGGACCATCCTTTGAAACAACCCTATTCCCTCATTTTATGGTGAGAGAAACTGAGGTCTAGAGCCCAGCTGGATACATAAAGGCAGAGAGATAAGTAGTTTGGAGTCCAGCTCAGAGTCTTGCCCTTTACACCAACTCCTGTGGCCCCTGACACCACTGCAGCTTGTTTCTAGTGCCCCTTTACACCCAGGCCATTCCAAAATGAACAGGGAATAAAATAGCCCTGAGGCTAGTGGGAGTCTAATGCTGGGAATCCATTtgcttccaggaaggctctgtcaTGCTTCCACCAGCTCTGCCCAGGGAAGCTCCTGAGGCCCTAAGCCCCAAGACGGGCCTCCAAGGGGTGTGGGGTTAGGAGGGGTGGATGGGTCCTATCAGCCTGccgccacaccccctcccccctccctcccctcccccaacccccccggATAGAACAATCACCAATGAAGCGGAACTCGCTGCACTCGCACTCGATGAGGGCCACGGTCTTAGCCAGCCACAGCAGATTGTCTTCAGTTACCAGGCTTGGATACTTGGCTACTAGGTCTAGGGGCAGGAAGCAGTAGTGCACTTCTTCTTCTGTGTCTAACAGTGGTGTATCCATAAGTCCCAAAGGTGCCTTATCATGTAGGCCTGGAGGAGAACATGCAGAGAGGCGTCACCACCTCCCAGAGGCCGGGGCTCTCAGAATTGGGCAGGGCTCTCACTGACCCAGGGGCCCCAGAGGAAGCTGAAGAGATCACCCCAGAGACAGTCCCTGCCAGATGCCTCCTTCTTCTCAGTCACTCTTTTCAGATGCAACCCTAGGTTTGGAAGAGGTGTGGTGGGGAGCAGGGCGTGGAAATCTAGTTTTTCTGCAGTGAAGGGCAGTGGGAAGTGTGAAATTTTGGCTTATATACTCAGTCATTAAATTCATACTGGTtacctatttgtttctttttaattgatcAAACCAACCACAGATAAAATTGATGACCTACAGATAAAATAGATCCTTTTGACTCTCCCGGAAGCTCAAAACCCATCAACAATCATGAATGGCTATTCTGGTGTCCCAGGTAGGTCGATCTATGCTGCAAGGTGCCTACCAGACAGTGATCATTTGGAGACATTCCTTGTGTGGTGGTTAGAGGTGACTTGAAAGTATGGTGGAGTGCCCTGACCAATAGGACGGGGTGGAATGCAGCCCAGCCTTGCCCAAGTGAAACCAGCAGGCAGGGGAATGAACATGGAGAAGGATGTTTAGTTCCAGTGAGTAAGAAGTCATGGAGAGGGCATGTGGCAGGTACAAGCTCAAAGGAGATGACAGGAAGGTAGAGAAATCGTCCAGAACTAGTTCAGAAATCAGGGCACTCTCTGGATTGAAGCCACTTCTGTTAGAGTGAGAAGGGAAGCTGGTCTGGGCTTCAGAAAAGGTCAGCCTGTGGTTATACCTGTGAAGGCTGGGCTTTTTATAGGAAATTCTGAGGGTTTGCTGATACACTTCCATGTTCGCCAGTAGTTCAAAGATGCTCTCTCGGCAACAGGTACGTCTGCAGGCCTCACACGTAGATGGTGTTTCCCTTCCTTCAGATTATCTAGAGTCTGTGAGATAAAGAAGATTAttgctttgaaaattttaaaccaAGTAACTATCTACCAATTCTAGGGTAAAATACCAGGAAAAATAGTTTGTGACTTACTTTGGAAAAGTGTTTTGAAATAGTCactcacaaaaatgtaaaaatgtaggTCTATAAGATGATATGCTGATATTCAAAATATcactatttcttttctgattttgaaatgattttttctGGATTATAATTTTATGTTGATTGATAGAAATTTATCTTATGCAATCTTAAgagtaatttatatttaataattaaaaacttgAGAGTTTCTGCTATCATTTCTCCTCAAGAGTTCAGAAACCCTTTTGGCCTGTTATAATTGTGATCTGCTTATTGTTTGTGCTCATCCTAATCCTGGAATGTGATTTAAGTAGGGAAATGGAGGTGGCACTGAACATCAcacttttcaaagcacttttacCTACATTTGCTCATTTACCCTGACACAGTTCTGTGAGATAGATGTGGTGTTTGCAATCCCACTTCGCCGATGAGACAGTTGCAGTCAAAGGATTTGTGAGTTGCCCAAGCAGTCTTCTAAGTCCAGAGCTTCTCCACTTGAAGGAGCAGGTGACCAGGGGTGGGCTGAGGCTGGAATGGAGCACCCCAGCTAGGTTGGGCTGAAGCCCAGGGTAGAGTCTTCGTGCTGCCCACATTCAGGGACCTACCCTCCCTAAAAAGTCCTGCACAGGGTGCAGATTACCATAACATCAAGCCCATTTTTTCTGTCCCTTCCTTAGAAGAAAATAGTATTTTCCCAAGCAATTTTTGGAAATAGCTGGAAAAGTAGTTCTCTAAAG
Above is a genomic segment from Kogia breviceps isolate mKogBre1 chromosome 18, mKogBre1 haplotype 1, whole genome shotgun sequence containing:
- the KCTD19 gene encoding BTB/POZ domain-containing protein KCTD19 isoform X6 translates to MEEPGMPHESAEDLFHFNVGGWHFSVPRSKLAQFPDSLLWKEASVLTSSESQRLFIDRDGSTFRHVHYYLYTSKLSFSSCAELNLLYEQALGLQLMPLLQTLDNLKEGKHHLRVRPADVPVAERASLNYWRTWKCISKPSEFPIKSPAFTGLHDKAPLGLMDTPLLDTEEEVHYCFLPLDLVAKYPSLVTEDNLLWLAKTVALIECECSEFRFIVNFLRSQKILLPDNFSNIDVLEAEVEILEIPELSEAVRLYRMNTGGCSRTSCPPPSPGKGGRAAGLESVKPLYMMALGLLVKYPDSALGQLRIESTLDGSRLYITGNGVLFQHVKNWLGTCRLPLTETISEVYELCAFLDKRDITYEPMKAALKTHLEPRTLAPMDVLNEEWTAEITVYSPQQIIKVYVGSHWEWPLLCQEVEEYHIPSLSEALIQSEAYKSWIQEKESGNEEVFPIRRLHVVTEGPGSLVEFSRDAKETTACMPMEFQDCNDRTPRNKAKGTLARSSQIEEAEQYFRTIQVSLCRDAKRVGNPSTYSHRPGLCANPRQWGAHTESPPKKKCTTVNLTQKSESKDPPVTPMQKLTSLVREWDMDNCKQWEFQPLPASRSSSLEEATLQLPSGSEAVSQPSTSASWKGHYTASEKDPSPQARAGAGTKDKGPEPTFKPYFPMKRAVTLKDWGKRRPKERESPAPEQSLPEASEVDSTGVILKVTHPPVVGSDGSCMFFEDSIIYTTQMDNLRHMPPTASPQPREVTFLSFSLSWEEMFYAQKCHRFLTDIILDSIRQKDPKAITAKTLNISPKQFVVDLLAITGFKGDRYTQEHLYSWVEVRATCTPLGMATLQMPQMDTVLLHEGQASAAQKARQATRPLVPGPREGGTMDEINLSRVVKKQYPGHWFL
- the KCTD19 gene encoding BTB/POZ domain-containing protein KCTD19 isoform X2, coding for MEEPGMPHESAEDLFHFNVGGWHFSVPRSKLAQFPDSLLWKEASVLTSSESQRLFIDRDGSTFRHVHYYLYTSKLSFSSCAELNLLYEQALGLQLMPLLQTLDNLKEGKHHLRVRPADVPVAERASLNYWRTWKCISKPSEFPIKSPAFTGLHDKAPLGLMDTPLLDTEEEVHYCFLPLDLVAKYPSLVTEDNLLWLAKTVALIECECSEFRFIVNFLRSQKILLPDNFSNIDVLEAEVEILEIPELSEAVRLYRMNTGGCSRTSCPPPSPGKGGRAAGLESVKPLYMMALGLLVKYPDSALGQLRIESTLDGSRLYITGNGVLFQHVKNWLGTCRLPLTETISEVYELCAFLDKRDITYEPMKAALKTHLEPRTLAPMDVLNEEWTAEITVYSPQQIIKVYVGSHWYATTLQTLLKYPELLSNPQRVYWITYGQTLLIHGDGQMFRHILNFLRLGKLFLPSEFKSWIQEKESGNEEVFPIRRLHVVTEGPGSLVEFSRDAKETTACMPMEFQDCNDRTPRNKAKGTLARSSQIEEAEQYFRTIQVSLCRDAKRVGNPSTYSHRPGLCANPRQWGAHTESPPKKKCTTVNLTQKSESKDPPVTPMQKLTSLVREWDMDNCKQWEFQPLPASRSSSLEEATLQLPSGSEAVSQPSTSASWKGHYTASEKDPSPQARAGAGTKDKGPEPTFKPYFPMKRAVTLKDWGKRRPKERESPAPEQSLPEASEVDSTGVILKVTHPPVVGSDGSCMFFEDSIIYTTQMDNLRHMPPTASPQPREVTFLSFSLSWEEMFYAQKCHRFLTDIILDSIRQKDPKAITAKTLNISPKQFVVDLLAITGFKGDRYTQEHLYSWVEVRATCTPLGMATLQMPQMDTVLLHEGQASAAQKARQATRPLVPGPREGGTMDEINLSRVVKKQYPGHWFL